Proteins encoded within one genomic window of Mesorhizobium sp. AR10:
- a CDS encoding nitrate reductase — protein sequence MEIEEAREVRTTCPYCGVGCGVLAKVAADGEVSVRGDPDHPANFGRLCSKGSALAETIDLDGRLLHPEIHGRRAGWDEALDLVASTFSQTIAEHGPDSVAFYVSGQLLTEDYYVANKLMKGFIGSANIDTNSRLCMASSVAGHRRAFGSDTVPGTYEDLELADLIVLVGSNLAWCHPVLYQRIAAAREKRPEMKIVLVDPRRTMTADIADMHLAIAPDGDVALFTGLLTYLGQHNALDRAYITAHTSGFGQALFAASALDLAGVAAATGLSEDELGRFYSLFAATAKTVTVYSQGVNQSSSGTDKVNAIINCHLATGRIGRPGAGPFSVTGQPNAMGGREVGGMANMLAAHMEIENPDHRERVQRFWNAPTVAEKAGLKAVEMFQGVADGRVKALWIMATNPVDSMPDADAVEAAIKACPFVVVSDVLAETDTVRHAHVRLPAAAWGEKDGTVTNSERRISRQRSFLAMPGEARPDWQIIAEVGKRMGFAEAFAHASPAEVFAEHAALSGFENDGARDFDIGAYAGVDREGYEDIAPFQWPAPSQDTPLWPAGHLPLKGGDWMSPSFSPITDVAEKAPPKELPISPLEGEMAGRPEGGVQAERSQEAGVQAGRKPEGESTRFFANGNFYTPDRKARFIAIRPTTEIRTSPAYPLILNTGRVRDHWHTMTRTGKSPRLSQHMAEPFVEIHPVDAQRFGIGDADIVRVSSLRGDVLVRALVTPRQRQGSLFAPMHWTDQFAAKGRLDALTAPLTDPVSGQPALKHVAARIEKFAAKAFGFAVTRQRPAAVAASYWAVAKCRGGWRVELAFADDDIDWAGFAGSLFGTPPGADILAYHDRDAGQHRIAAFYGDHLSGALFVAPGPVAVSRGWAAEQLDETHAGQRERFRIVAGRAGAERPDAGAVVCSCFSIGANQIAVAVGAGCTSVEAIGSALKAGTNCGSCRAEIRAIIQAGRVQAAE from the coding sequence ATGGAGATTGAGGAAGCGCGCGAGGTGAGGACCACCTGCCCCTATTGCGGGGTAGGCTGCGGCGTGCTGGCGAAGGTCGCCGCGGACGGCGAAGTCAGCGTCCGCGGCGACCCCGACCATCCCGCGAATTTCGGCCGGCTCTGCTCCAAGGGTTCGGCGCTTGCCGAAACCATCGACCTCGACGGCCGGCTTCTTCACCCGGAAATTCACGGCCGCCGCGCCGGCTGGGACGAGGCGCTAGACCTCGTCGCCTCGACCTTCTCGCAAACCATCGCCGAGCACGGCCCGGATTCAGTCGCCTTCTACGTCTCCGGCCAGTTGCTGACCGAGGACTACTACGTCGCCAACAAGCTGATGAAAGGTTTTATCGGCTCGGCCAACATCGATACCAATTCGCGCCTGTGCATGGCCTCCTCCGTGGCCGGCCATCGACGCGCCTTTGGCTCCGATACCGTGCCGGGCACCTACGAGGATCTTGAGCTTGCCGACCTGATCGTGTTGGTCGGCTCCAATCTCGCCTGGTGCCACCCCGTGCTCTACCAGCGCATTGCCGCGGCCCGGGAAAAGCGGCCCGAAATGAAGATCGTGCTGGTCGATCCGCGCCGCACCATGACGGCTGACATCGCCGACATGCATCTGGCGATCGCGCCGGATGGCGACGTCGCGTTGTTCACTGGGCTGCTCACCTATCTCGGCCAGCACAACGCGCTGGACCGCGCCTACATCACCGCGCACACGAGCGGCTTCGGGCAAGCGCTTTTTGCCGCCTCTGCGCTCGACCTTGCCGGCGTCGCCGCCGCCACGGGCCTCAGCGAGGACGAGCTTGGGCGCTTCTACAGCCTGTTTGCCGCGACCGCGAAGACCGTGACCGTCTATAGCCAGGGGGTGAACCAGTCGTCGTCGGGCACCGACAAGGTCAACGCCATCATCAACTGCCATCTCGCCACCGGCCGCATCGGCAGGCCGGGGGCAGGGCCGTTTTCGGTGACCGGCCAGCCCAACGCCATGGGCGGCCGTGAGGTCGGCGGCATGGCCAACATGCTGGCCGCCCATATGGAGATTGAAAACCCCGATCATCGCGAGCGCGTGCAGCGCTTCTGGAACGCGCCGACGGTCGCCGAAAAAGCCGGCCTGAAGGCGGTCGAGATGTTTCAAGGCGTGGCCGACGGGCGCGTCAAGGCGCTGTGGATCATGGCCACCAACCCGGTCGATTCGATGCCGGATGCCGACGCCGTCGAAGCCGCGATCAAGGCTTGCCCCTTCGTCGTGGTGTCGGACGTTCTGGCCGAGACCGACACGGTCCGCCACGCCCATGTCCGGCTGCCCGCCGCCGCATGGGGCGAGAAGGACGGCACCGTCACCAATTCGGAACGCCGCATCTCACGCCAGCGCAGCTTTCTGGCCATGCCCGGTGAGGCGCGACCCGACTGGCAGATCATTGCCGAAGTCGGCAAGCGCATGGGGTTTGCCGAGGCGTTTGCGCATGCCTCGCCGGCGGAGGTTTTCGCCGAACACGCCGCTTTGTCGGGGTTCGAGAATGACGGCGCGCGGGATTTTGACATCGGCGCCTACGCCGGTGTCGACCGGGAGGGGTATGAAGATATTGCTCCATTCCAATGGCCGGCGCCGAGCCAAGACACCCCCCTCTGGCCTGCCGGCCATCTCCCCCTCAAGGGGGGAGATTGGATGTCACCGTCGTTTTCGCCAATCACCGACGTTGCCGAAAAGGCGCCGCCGAAAGAGCTGCCGATCTCCCCCCTTGAGGGGGAGATGGCCGGCAGGCCAGAGGGGGGTGTTCAAGCTGAACGTTCGCAAGAGGCGGGTGTTCAGGCTGGACGCAAACCGGAGGGTGAAAGCACCCGCTTCTTCGCCAACGGCAACTTCTACACGCCCGACCGCAAGGCGCGCTTCATCGCCATCCGTCCCACCACGGAAATCCGCACCAGCCCGGCCTATCCGCTGATCCTCAACACCGGCCGCGTCCGCGACCATTGGCACACCATGACACGGACCGGCAAAAGCCCGCGCCTGTCCCAGCACATGGCCGAGCCATTCGTCGAAATCCACCCGGTGGATGCGCAGCGCTTCGGCATCGGCGACGCCGATATCGTGCGCGTCTCCAGCCTGCGCGGCGACGTGCTGGTCCGCGCACTGGTCACGCCGCGCCAGCGCCAGGGCAGCCTGTTTGCACCGATGCACTGGACCGATCAGTTCGCCGCCAAGGGCCGGCTCGACGCGCTGACCGCACCGCTCACCGACCCGGTTTCCGGCCAGCCGGCGCTAAAACATGTCGCGGCCCGCATCGAGAAATTCGCGGCAAAAGCCTTCGGCTTTGCCGTGACGCGCCAGCGGCCGGCAGCGGTTGCCGCAAGCTACTGGGCCGTTGCCAAATGCCGGGGCGGCTGGCGGGTCGAACTGGCCTTTGCCGATGACGATATCGACTGGGCCGGTTTCGCCGGCTCGCTGTTCGGCACGCCGCCTGGCGCCGACATCCTCGCCTACCACGACCGCGACGCCGGCCAGCATCGCATCGCCGCTTTCTACGGCGATCATTTGTCAGGAGCCTTGTTCGTCGCACCCGGCCCGGTCGCCGTGTCGCGCGGCTGGGCAGCGGAACAGCTTGACGAGACCCACGCCGGCCAGCGCGAACGCTTCCGCATCGTCGCCGGCCGCGCCGGTGCCGAACGGCCCGATGCCGGCGCGGTCGTGTGTTCCTGCTTCAGTATTGGCGCCAACCAGATCGCGGTAGCAGTAGGGGCAGGCTGCACGAGCGTCGAGGCCATCGGCAGCGCGCTGAAGGCAGGCACCAATTGCGGCTCCTGCCGCGCCGAAATCCGCGCGATCATCCAGGCGGGCAGGGTGCAGGCGGCGGAGTGA
- the nirD gene encoding nitrite reductase small subunit NirD yields MNWIAIGSLSDIPRRGARCVATPEGKVAVFRTADDQVYAIDDHCPHKGGPLSQGIVHGTAVTCPLHNWVISLETGKALGADEGAVRTIPVRIEGERLFIALEALASRAA; encoded by the coding sequence ATGAACTGGATCGCCATCGGCTCCCTATCGGACATTCCGCGCCGCGGCGCCCGTTGCGTCGCCACGCCGGAGGGCAAGGTCGCCGTTTTCCGCACCGCCGACGACCAGGTCTATGCCATCGACGACCATTGCCCGCACAAGGGCGGGCCGCTCAGCCAGGGCATCGTTCACGGCACGGCAGTGACCTGTCCCTTGCACAATTGGGTCATTTCGCTGGAGACGGGCAAGGCGCTCGGCGCCGACGAGGGCGCGGTGCGCACCATTCCGGTCAGGATCGAGGGCGAGCGTCTGTTCATTGCGCTGGAAGCGCTGGCCAGCCGCGCGGCCTGA
- the nirB gene encoding nitrite reductase large subunit NirB produces MSEKLVIIGNGMAPGRMLEHLLEQAPGRYTVTIFNAEPRVNYDRIMLSPVLSGEKAFEEIIIHGDGWYIANGITLYKGHKIVAIDREAKTVTSDHGVTEPYDKLVIATGSVPFIIPVPGHDLPGVLTYRDLDDVQAMMLAAQSRAKAVVIGGGLLGLEAAAGLNAQGMDVTVLHVMPTLMERQLDPAAGYLLQRAVEQRGIKVITKANTQAITGNGKVGQVELADGTIIPATLVVMAVGIRPNSALAKQAGIAVNRGIVVDAGMRSNDPDIYAVGECAEVSGQVYGLVAPLYEMARVAASQLAGNDAAAFVHMDTPTKLKVTGIDLFSLGDFAEGEDRQEIVLRDAAAGVYKRLVLKNDRIIGTVLYGETADGAWFNDLKKKQTDISEMRDTLIFGQSYQGGAPLDPMAAVAALPDDAEICGCNGVCKGKITGAISGKGLTSLDDVRAHTKASASCGSCTGLVEKLMVLTIGDKYNPAAVQPMCGCTTLGHDEVRRLIMAKSLKTIPAVMQELEWTTSCGCAKCRPALNYYLVCDWPNDYADDYQSRFINERVHANIQKDGTYSVVPRMWGGVTNAAELRAIADVVDKFEIPMVKVTGGQRIDMLGIRKEDLPAVWADLGQAGFVSGHAYAKGLRTVKTCVGSDWCRFGTQDSTGLGVRIEKFMWGSWTPAKVKMAVSGCPRNCAEATCKDVGVICVDSGYEIHFAGAAGLDIKGTEVLGLVKTEDEALEHIVALTQMYREQGRYLERIYKWAKRIGIPEIKRQIMDDAGKRKAFFDRFVFSQKFAQVDPWSERVSGKDKHEFQPMASVDFAQAAE; encoded by the coding sequence ATGAGCGAAAAACTCGTCATCATCGGCAACGGCATGGCTCCCGGGCGGATGCTGGAGCACCTGCTGGAGCAGGCGCCGGGCCGCTACACCGTCACCATCTTCAACGCCGAGCCGCGGGTCAACTACGACCGCATCATGCTGTCGCCGGTGCTGTCGGGCGAAAAGGCCTTTGAGGAAATCATCATCCACGGCGACGGCTGGTACATCGCCAACGGCATCACCCTCTACAAGGGCCACAAGATCGTCGCCATCGACCGGGAGGCAAAGACCGTCACCTCCGATCATGGCGTCACCGAACCCTACGACAAGCTGGTCATCGCCACGGGCTCGGTGCCGTTCATCATTCCGGTGCCCGGCCATGATCTGCCGGGTGTGCTCACCTATCGCGACCTCGACGACGTCCAGGCCATGATGCTCGCCGCCCAGTCGCGGGCCAAGGCCGTGGTCATCGGCGGCGGCCTGCTCGGGTTGGAAGCGGCTGCGGGCCTGAACGCGCAAGGCATGGACGTCACCGTGCTGCATGTCATGCCGACGCTGATGGAGCGCCAGCTCGATCCGGCCGCCGGCTATCTCCTGCAGCGCGCCGTCGAACAGCGCGGCATCAAGGTCATCACCAAGGCCAACACCCAGGCGATCACGGGCAACGGCAAGGTCGGGCAGGTGGAACTCGCCGACGGAACCATCATCCCGGCGACGCTCGTCGTCATGGCGGTGGGCATCAGGCCGAATTCGGCGCTGGCCAAGCAGGCCGGCATCGCCGTTAACAGAGGCATCGTCGTCGACGCTGGCATGCGCAGCAACGACCCCGACATCTACGCGGTCGGCGAATGCGCCGAGGTCAGCGGCCAGGTCTACGGTCTCGTCGCACCCCTCTACGAGATGGCACGCGTTGCCGCCAGCCAACTTGCCGGCAACGACGCGGCAGCCTTTGTCCACATGGATACGCCGACCAAGCTCAAGGTCACCGGCATCGACCTGTTCTCGCTCGGCGACTTCGCCGAAGGCGAGGACCGCCAGGAGATCGTGCTGCGCGATGCGGCGGCCGGCGTCTACAAGCGCCTGGTGCTCAAGAACGACCGCATCATCGGCACCGTGCTCTATGGCGAGACGGCCGATGGCGCCTGGTTCAACGACCTCAAGAAGAAGCAGACCGACATTTCCGAAATGCGCGACACGCTCATCTTCGGCCAGTCCTACCAGGGAGGCGCCCCCCTGGACCCTATGGCGGCCGTTGCAGCCTTGCCGGATGATGCGGAAATCTGCGGCTGTAACGGCGTTTGCAAGGGAAAGATCACCGGCGCGATTTCAGGGAAAGGCCTGACCTCGCTTGACGACGTGCGTGCCCACACCAAGGCGTCGGCCTCCTGCGGCTCCTGCACCGGGCTGGTCGAGAAGCTGATGGTGCTGACCATCGGCGACAAATACAACCCGGCCGCGGTCCAGCCGATGTGCGGCTGCACCACGCTCGGCCATGACGAGGTCCGCCGGCTGATCATGGCCAAGAGCCTGAAGACCATTCCAGCCGTCATGCAGGAACTGGAATGGACGACCTCCTGCGGCTGCGCCAAATGCCGGCCGGCGCTCAACTACTATCTCGTCTGCGACTGGCCGAACGACTATGCCGACGACTACCAGTCGCGCTTCATCAACGAGCGCGTCCACGCCAACATCCAGAAGGACGGCACCTATTCGGTGGTGCCGCGCATGTGGGGTGGCGTCACCAATGCCGCCGAGCTGCGCGCCATCGCCGATGTCGTCGACAAGTTCGAGATCCCGATGGTCAAGGTCACCGGCGGCCAGCGCATCGACATGCTCGGCATCCGCAAGGAAGACCTGCCGGCGGTGTGGGCCGATCTCGGCCAGGCCGGCTTCGTCTCCGGCCATGCTTATGCCAAGGGCTTGCGCACCGTGAAGACCTGCGTCGGTTCGGACTGGTGCCGCTTCGGCACGCAGGATTCGACGGGTCTGGGCGTCCGCATCGAGAAGTTCATGTGGGGCTCGTGGACCCCGGCCAAGGTCAAGATGGCGGTGTCGGGTTGCCCGAGGAACTGCGCCGAGGCGACCTGCAAGGATGTCGGCGTCATCTGCGTCGACAGTGGCTACGAGATCCACTTCGCCGGGGCCGCCGGCCTCGACATCAAGGGCACTGAGGTGCTCGGCCTGGTCAAGACCGAGGACGAGGCGCTGGAGCATATCGTGGCGCTGACGCAGATGTACCGCGAGCAGGGCCGCTATCTCGAGCGCATCTACAAATGGGCCAAGCGCATCGGCATCCCGGAGATCAAGCGCCAGATCATGGACGATGCCGGCAAGCGCAAGGCGTTCTTCGACCGCTTCGTCTTCAGCCAGAAATTCGCTCAGGTCGACCCGTGGTCGGAACGCGTTTCCGGCAAGGACAAGCACGAATTCCAGCCGATGGCATCGGTGGACTTCGCGCAGGCTGCGGAGTGA
- a CDS encoding ABC transporter ATP-binding protein → MTAYLKLDHIDKTFTRGGQVSEVLRDIRLTIDKGEFVSIIGHSGCGKSTLLNLIAGLTKVSAGAVLLEDKEVDSPGPERAVVFQNHSLLPWLTVYENINLAVAKVFGGTRSRAERHDWIMRNLDLVQMAHAKDKRPAEISGGMKQRVGIARALAMEPKILLLDEPFGALDALTRAHLQDAVMDIHSRLGSTTIMITHDVDEAVLLSDRIVMMTNGPAATIGEVLPVPLARPRRRVELSSDRTFLRCREAVLKFLYERHRFVEAAE, encoded by the coding sequence ATGACGGCCTATCTGAAACTCGACCATATCGACAAAACCTTCACCCGCGGCGGTCAGGTCAGCGAGGTGCTGAGGGATATCCGGCTGACCATCGACAAGGGCGAATTCGTCTCGATCATCGGTCATTCCGGCTGCGGCAAGTCGACCTTGCTCAACCTGATTGCCGGGCTGACCAAGGTCTCTGCCGGCGCCGTGCTGCTTGAAGACAAGGAGGTCGACAGCCCCGGACCCGAACGCGCCGTGGTGTTCCAGAACCACAGCCTGCTGCCGTGGCTGACCGTCTATGAAAACATCAATCTGGCGGTAGCGAAAGTCTTCGGCGGCACCAGGAGTCGGGCCGAGCGGCATGACTGGATCATGCGCAATCTCGACCTCGTGCAGATGGCGCATGCCAAGGACAAGCGGCCGGCCGAGATATCGGGCGGCATGAAGCAGCGCGTCGGCATCGCCCGGGCGCTGGCGATGGAGCCGAAGATCCTGCTGCTCGACGAGCCCTTCGGCGCGCTCGACGCGTTGACGCGCGCGCATCTGCAGGACGCGGTCATGGACATCCATTCGCGGCTCGGCTCGACGACGATCATGATCACCCATGATGTCGACGAGGCGGTGCTGTTGTCCGACCGCATCGTCATGATGACCAACGGTCCGGCGGCGACCATCGGCGAAGTGCTTCCCGTGCCGCTGGCCCGGCCGCGCCGGCGCGTCGAGCTGTCTTCCGACCGCACCTTCCTGCGCTGCCGCGAGGCGGTGCTGAAGTTCCTCTACGAACGCCACCGCTTCGTCGAAGCCGCGGAGTAG
- the ntrB gene encoding nitrate ABC transporter permease: protein MSIQAIEDTTVKAFPAPAKPAEVIAFTAKTRRRFDPVVIAGKLASALVPPAIVIALMLVVWQVACSSPTASLPPPSQVWTEAYDLIAHPFFDNGPQDIGLAWRVLISLQRVAIGFGLAAVVGVALGALVGQSVWAMRGLDPVFQILRTVPPLAWLPLSLAAFRDSSPSAIFVIFITSIWPVIINTAVGVRNIPEDYRNVSRILRLNQFEFFVKIMVPAAAPYIFTGLRIGIGLSWLAIVAAEMLTGGVGIGFFIWDAWNSSRLPDIIVALAYIGVTGFCLDRLVAAVGAFVTRGTTAK, encoded by the coding sequence ATGTCCATCCAAGCCATCGAGGACACCACAGTGAAGGCGTTTCCCGCGCCGGCCAAGCCGGCTGAGGTCATTGCCTTCACCGCCAAGACGAGACGCCGCTTCGACCCGGTCGTCATCGCCGGAAAGCTGGCGAGCGCGCTGGTGCCGCCGGCGATCGTCATCGCCCTCATGCTCGTCGTCTGGCAGGTCGCTTGTTCGTCGCCCACCGCCAGCCTGCCGCCGCCCAGCCAGGTATGGACCGAGGCCTATGACCTGATCGCCCATCCATTCTTCGACAATGGCCCGCAGGATATCGGCCTGGCCTGGCGGGTGCTGATCTCGCTGCAGCGTGTCGCCATCGGCTTTGGCCTCGCGGCAGTCGTCGGCGTCGCGCTCGGCGCGCTGGTCGGCCAGTCGGTGTGGGCGATGCGCGGCCTCGATCCGGTGTTCCAGATCCTGCGCACGGTGCCGCCGCTGGCCTGGCTGCCGCTGTCGCTGGCGGCGTTCCGCGATTCCAGCCCGTCGGCGATCTTCGTCATCTTCATCACCTCGATCTGGCCGGTCATCATCAACACCGCCGTCGGCGTCCGCAACATCCCCGAGGACTACCGCAACGTCTCGCGCATCCTCAGGCTCAACCAGTTCGAGTTTTTCGTGAAGATCATGGTGCCGGCCGCCGCACCCTACATTTTCACCGGCCTGAGGATCGGCATCGGCCTGTCCTGGCTCGCCATCGTCGCCGCCGAAATGCTGACCGGCGGCGTTGGCATCGGCTTCTTCATCTGGGACGCCTGGAACTCGTCGCGGCTGCCCGACATCATCGTCGCGCTCGCCTATATCGGCGTCACCGGCTTCTGCCTCGACCGTCTGGTCGCGGCAGTCGGCGCCTTCGTCACCCGCGGCACAACGGCAAAGTGA
- a CDS encoding CmpA/NrtA family ABC transporter substrate-binding protein: MTKRIKTDAPLEGMTRRNFLMASAAAAATLAAARALLPSGAHAAPATPEVTGAKLGFIALTDAAPLMIAKEKGLFEKFGMPDVEVLKQASWGATRDNLMLGGEANGIDGAHILTPLPYLMHTGKVTQNNQPMPMALVARLNYDCQAISVAQEYAATGVGLDASKLKDAFAAKKAAGKDVKAAMTFPGGTHDLWLRYWLAAGGIDPDKDVSTIVVPPPQMVANMKVGNMDVFCVGEPWNEQLVHQGVGFTAATTGELWKGHPEKALGLRAEFIDKNPNATKAILMAVMAAQQWCEAKENKDEMAAIIGKRQWMNVPTADIIGRLKGDINYGNGRVAAGTDLYMKFWNGGVSYPYKSHDSWFLAENIRWGKFAPTTDIKALVDQVNREDLWREAAKDLGVAAADIPASSSRGVETFFDGKTFDPANPSAYLDSLKIKASA; encoded by the coding sequence ATGACGAAACGCATCAAGACTGACGCCCCTCTCGAGGGCATGACCCGCCGCAATTTCCTGATGGCCAGTGCTGCCGCCGCGGCTACCCTGGCGGCGGCGCGTGCGCTGCTGCCGTCCGGCGCCCATGCGGCGCCGGCGACGCCGGAAGTGACCGGCGCCAAGCTGGGCTTCATCGCGTTGACCGATGCGGCTCCCCTGATGATCGCCAAGGAGAAGGGGCTGTTCGAAAAGTTCGGCATGCCCGATGTCGAGGTGCTCAAGCAGGCCTCCTGGGGCGCGACGCGCGACAATCTGATGCTCGGCGGCGAGGCCAACGGCATCGACGGCGCCCATATCCTGACGCCGCTGCCCTACCTCATGCACACCGGCAAGGTGACGCAGAACAACCAGCCGATGCCGATGGCGCTCGTGGCGCGGCTCAACTACGACTGCCAGGCCATTTCCGTCGCCCAGGAATATGCCGCCACCGGCGTCGGCCTCGATGCCTCCAAGCTGAAGGACGCCTTCGCCGCCAAGAAGGCCGCGGGCAAGGACGTCAAAGCCGCCATGACCTTCCCGGGCGGTACCCATGATCTCTGGCTGCGCTACTGGCTGGCCGCCGGCGGCATCGATCCCGACAAGGATGTCTCGACCATCGTCGTGCCGCCGCCGCAGATGGTCGCCAACATGAAGGTCGGCAACATGGACGTGTTCTGCGTCGGCGAGCCGTGGAACGAGCAGCTCGTCCACCAGGGCGTCGGCTTCACCGCCGCCACCACCGGCGAGTTGTGGAAGGGCCATCCTGAAAAGGCGCTCGGCCTGCGCGCCGAATTCATCGACAAGAACCCGAATGCCACCAAGGCGATCCTGATGGCCGTCATGGCCGCCCAGCAATGGTGCGAGGCCAAGGAAAACAAGGACGAGATGGCCGCCATCATCGGCAAGCGGCAGTGGATGAACGTGCCGACCGCCGACATCATCGGCCGCCTCAAGGGCGACATCAACTACGGCAATGGCCGTGTCGCCGCCGGCACCGACCTCTACATGAAGTTCTGGAACGGCGGCGTGTCCTATCCCTATAAGAGCCATGACAGCTGGTTCCTCGCCGAGAACATCCGCTGGGGCAAGTTCGCGCCGACCACCGACATCAAGGCGCTGGTCGATCAGGTCAACCGCGAGGATCTCTGGCGCGAGGCGGCCAAGGACCTCGGTGTTGCGGCCGCCGACATTCCGGCCTCGTCGTCGCGCGGCGTCGAGACCTTCTTCGACGGCAAGACCTTCGATCCGGCCAACCCGTCCGCCTATCTCGACAGCCTGAAGATCAAGGCATCGGCCTGA
- a CDS encoding CmpA/NrtA family ABC transporter substrate-binding protein, with translation MNASHQITAGFMPLFDSAVLVAAAELGFAAREGIDLTLHRETSWANIRDRIAIGHFHLAHMLGPMPLACNLGLTPLASETIVPFSLGLGGNCVTVSNAVWAGIVAHGAEPDLDPARAGAALRALLRQRAAAGRDPLRFAVVHPHSGHNYELRYWLAACGIDPEREIEIVIIPPPFMADALAAGRIDGYCVGEPWNSASVAAGTGHIVTVKALLWKNSPEKVLGVRKAWAQENPDALAALLRALHHSARWCQDPANHGELAAVMAQPGFLGLPPAMQMPILTGQLKLGGGAERTIDDFFLPFDKAANFPWKSHALWFYTQMVRWGHVAHTPENLAIARDCYRPDLYRSALKPLGVALPGANSKVEGALSAATAVGATGAGLVLGPDGFFDGQIFDPDEVDPYIASQNSIRLQA, from the coding sequence ATGAACGCGAGCCACCAGATCACCGCCGGCTTCATGCCGCTGTTCGACAGCGCCGTGCTGGTCGCAGCCGCCGAATTGGGCTTTGCCGCGCGCGAGGGCATTGATCTCACGCTGCACCGCGAGACCTCCTGGGCCAACATCCGCGACCGTATTGCCATCGGCCATTTCCATCTCGCGCATATGCTGGGGCCGATGCCGCTCGCCTGCAATCTCGGGCTGACCCCGCTGGCTTCCGAGACGATCGTGCCGTTCTCGCTCGGGCTCGGCGGCAATTGCGTCACCGTCTCCAACGCCGTCTGGGCAGGGATAGTGGCGCATGGGGCCGAGCCAGATCTCGATCCGGCGCGCGCGGGTGCTGCACTTCGCGCGCTCCTTCGCCAGCGTGCCGCTGCCGGCCGCGATCCGCTTCGCTTCGCCGTCGTCCATCCGCATTCCGGGCACAATTACGAATTGCGTTACTGGCTCGCCGCCTGCGGCATCGATCCCGAGCGCGAGATCGAGATCGTCATCATACCGCCACCCTTCATGGCCGACGCGCTGGCCGCTGGCCGCATCGACGGCTACTGCGTCGGCGAACCCTGGAACAGCGCCTCGGTGGCGGCCGGCACCGGCCACATCGTCACCGTCAAGGCGCTGCTGTGGAAGAACAGCCCGGAGAAGGTGCTCGGCGTGCGCAAGGCGTGGGCGCAGGAAAATCCCGACGCGTTGGCGGCGCTGCTGCGCGCCTTGCATCATTCGGCCCGCTGGTGCCAGGACCCAGCGAACCACGGCGAATTGGCGGCTGTGATGGCTCAGCCCGGCTTCCTCGGTCTGCCGCCGGCGATGCAGATGCCGATCCTCACCGGACAGCTCAAGCTGGGCGGTGGCGCGGAGCGCACCATCGATGATTTCTTCCTCCCCTTCGACAAGGCGGCGAACTTTCCGTGGAAGAGCCATGCGCTGTGGTTTTATACGCAGATGGTTCGCTGGGGGCATGTGGCGCATACGCCTGAAAACCTCGCCATCGCCCGCGACTGCTACCGTCCCGACCTCTACCGGTCGGCCCTGAAGCCGTTGGGCGTAGCACTGCCGGGCGCCAATTCGAAGGTCGAGGGTGCGCTCAGCGCGGCCACGGCGGTCGGCGCGACAGGCGCCGGCCTGGTGCTCGGTCCCGATGGCTTCTTCGACGGCCAGATCTTCGATCCCGATGAGGTCGACCCCTACATTGCGAGCCAGAATTCAATTCGATTGCAGGCCTGA
- a CDS encoding ANTAR domain-containing response regulator, translating to MVRSSLAVLVIDENRIRAAIIEAGLREAGHERVTVIHDVTGIARRIAEIEPDVIVIDLENPNRDMLENMFQLSRAVKRPIAMFVDRSDQASIEAAVDAGVSAYVVDGLRQERVKPILDMAVSRFNAFSRMARELEEARSELESRKVIDRAKGILMKSRGLSEEAAYTLLRKTAMNQNRKISDIAQSLVTAAGLLGPSEDE from the coding sequence ATGGTCCGCTCCTCACTCGCCGTTCTGGTGATCGACGAAAACCGCATCCGCGCCGCCATCATCGAGGCGGGGTTGCGCGAGGCCGGCCATGAGCGGGTCACCGTCATTCATGACGTCACCGGCATTGCGCGGCGCATCGCCGAGATCGAGCCCGACGTCATCGTCATCGATCTCGAAAATCCGAACCGCGACATGCTCGAAAACATGTTCCAGCTGTCGCGTGCGGTGAAGCGGCCGATCGCCATGTTCGTCGACCGCTCCGACCAGGCCTCGATCGAGGCGGCGGTCGATGCCGGCGTGTCGGCCTATGTCGTCGACGGTCTCAGGCAAGAGCGGGTCAAGCCGATCCTCGACATGGCCGTCAGCCGTTTCAATGCCTTCTCGCGCATGGCGCGCGAGCTGGAAGAGGCGCGCAGCGAACTTGAGAGCCGCAAGGTGATCGACCGCGCCAAGGGCATATTGATGAAGTCGCGCGGCCTGAGCGAAGAGGCCGCCTACACGCTGCTGCGCAAGACGGCGATGAACCAGAACCGCAAGATCAGCGACATTGCCCAGAGCCTGGTGACCGCCGCCGGGCTGCTGGGACCGTCGGAGGACGAATGA